Proteins found in one Micromonospora sp. WMMD1082 genomic segment:
- the smpB gene encoding SsrA-binding protein SmpB: MGTSRNAERTPIASNRRARHDYAILKTYEAGIVLAGTEVKSLREGRASLVDAFAQERDGEIMLYGLHIAEYGYGTWTNHAPRRTRKLLLRRVEIARILAQTREGGITLVPLSMYFSGGWAKVELALARGRRSYDKRQVLAQRDADREIARELGRRLKGRPGRR; this comes from the coding sequence ATGGGCACCTCCCGTAACGCCGAGCGGACGCCGATCGCGTCGAACCGAAGAGCCCGCCACGACTACGCGATCCTCAAGACGTACGAGGCGGGCATCGTGCTGGCCGGCACCGAGGTCAAGTCGCTGCGGGAGGGCCGCGCCTCGCTGGTGGACGCCTTCGCCCAGGAACGCGACGGGGAGATCATGCTGTACGGCCTGCACATCGCGGAGTACGGCTACGGCACCTGGACCAACCACGCGCCCCGGCGCACCCGCAAGCTGCTGCTGCGCCGGGTGGAGATCGCCCGCATCCTGGCGCAGACCCGCGAGGGCGGGATCACCCTGGTGCCGCTGTCGATGTACTTCTCCGGCGGCTGGGCAAAGGTCGAGCTGGCCCTGGCCCGGGGCCGCAGATCGTACGACAAGCGACAGGTGCTCGCCCAACGCGACGCGGACCGGGAGATCGCCCGCGAGTTGGGCCGCCGGCTCAAGGGGCGGCCCGGGCGCCGCTGA
- a CDS encoding MHYT domain-containing protein: MADINHFEYGWITPALSYALSVLGSILGLVCASRIRTASSTGQKLWWGTLAAWALGGTAIWTMHFMAMLGFAVTGSRIRYDVPITVVSALIAVAAVGVGLAIVGTGRLSVVRILAGGLFTGAGVAAMHYSGMAAMRLDGRLLYDNLRVGLSVVIAVVAASVALWLAVTVRRGLAVFASALVMGVAVNGMHFTGMSALSVHLHEQRSEMTGAGVGTLLIPIVLLVIFGVVGLVYALLAAPTDEDRAGAAYLDARQPPVPAAAGPAEGVLPAPDPVGLRARSTLARPGAQFPARRDHPPR, encoded by the coding sequence ATGGCGGACATCAATCACTTTGAGTACGGCTGGATCACACCCGCGCTCAGCTACGCGCTGTCGGTACTCGGTTCGATCCTCGGGCTGGTCTGCGCCAGCCGGATCCGGACCGCGTCCAGCACGGGTCAGAAGCTCTGGTGGGGGACGCTCGCGGCGTGGGCGCTCGGCGGGACCGCGATCTGGACCATGCACTTCATGGCGATGCTGGGCTTCGCCGTGACCGGGTCGCGGATCCGGTACGACGTCCCGATCACCGTCGTCAGCGCGTTGATCGCGGTGGCGGCGGTGGGCGTCGGGCTGGCGATCGTGGGCACCGGCCGCCTCTCGGTCGTGCGCATCCTCGCCGGTGGCCTGTTCACCGGCGCCGGCGTGGCGGCGATGCACTACAGCGGCATGGCCGCGATGCGGCTGGACGGTCGGCTGCTCTACGACAACCTCCGGGTGGGCCTGTCGGTGGTGATCGCCGTGGTCGCGGCGAGCGTCGCGCTCTGGCTCGCGGTGACCGTCCGCCGCGGGCTGGCCGTCTTCGCCTCGGCGCTGGTGATGGGGGTGGCGGTCAACGGCATGCACTTCACCGGAATGAGCGCCCTGTCGGTGCACCTGCACGAGCAGCGGAGCGAGATGACCGGGGCCGGCGTCGGCACGCTGCTGATCCCGATCGTGCTGCTGGTGATCTTCGGCGTGGTGGGTCTGGTCTACGCGCTGCTCGCCGCGCCCACCGACGAGGACCGGGCCGGCGCGGCGTACCTCGACGCCCGGCAGCCGCCGGTGCCGGCAGCGGCCGGTCCGGCGGAGGGCGTCCTACCCGCACCCGACCCGGTGGGCCTGCGGGCCCGGTCCACCCTGGCCCGGCCCGGCGCCCAGTTCCCGGCCCGCCGGGACCACCCGCCGCGCTGA
- a CDS encoding type II toxin-antitoxin system Phd/YefM family antitoxin has product MAVPALTPRNAPPRSLPLREARTRLSQLVAMAELTDTVTVVTRDGDSRPVAAIVPAAAARTAAQARADAGRLAEVTAGWSRRLDEQRQQSSRRHAAELRAVAAALAEVWAELDRRVPPGADPALTRLRAAHADLLAG; this is encoded by the coding sequence ATGGCTGTCCCCGCCCTCACTCCGCGAAACGCCCCGCCGCGCTCGCTGCCCCTGCGCGAGGCGCGCACCCGACTCAGCCAACTCGTCGCGATGGCGGAGCTGACCGACACCGTCACCGTGGTCACCCGCGACGGCGATTCCCGGCCGGTCGCCGCGATCGTGCCGGCGGCGGCCGCTCGCACCGCGGCCCAGGCGCGCGCCGACGCCGGTCGCCTGGCCGAGGTCACCGCCGGTTGGTCCCGGCGCCTCGACGAGCAGCGACAGCAGAGCAGCCGCCGCCACGCCGCCGAGCTGCGCGCGGTGGCCGCGGCGCTCGCCGAGGTGTGGGCCGAGTTGGATCGGCGGGTTCCCCCGGGGGCCGATCCCGCGCTGACCCGGCTGCGCGCGGCCCACGCCGACCTTCTCGCCGGCTGA